A section of the Leptospira kobayashii genome encodes:
- the csrA gene encoding carbon storage regulator CsrA, which translates to MLVLARRSNQSIMIGDDIEIVIVDIKGDQVKIGVKAPKNVSVHRAEVYKEIQEENKKAADTKIKPEDLGKLGDIFKKKP; encoded by the coding sequence GTGTTAGTTCTTGCTAGGAGAAGCAATCAATCCATAATGATTGGTGACGATATCGAAATCGTCATTGTAGACATCAAGGGTGATCAGGTAAAAATCGGGGTAAAAGCTCCTAAGAACGTATCCGTACATAGAGCGGAAGTTTATAAAGAGATACAGGAAGAAAATAAAAAGGCTGCCGATACCAAAATCAAACCTGAAGATCTGGGAAAACTAGGCGATATCTTCAAAAAGAAACCGTAA
- the fliW gene encoding flagellar assembly protein FliW, which yields MSVTIHTKPFGTIQVEQKQILRFPGGLLGFEQYTEYALIEENAESPFKWLQSTNESGLAFIMIQPELFLNDYKPVISEEELKDIDLSNWRDGIVFLIVTIPHDNPRGMTANLQGPVIINGNAGKGKQFISRDENHPIRKSIVESMEEPASEKV from the coding sequence ATGTCAGTAACAATTCACACAAAACCTTTTGGAACCATTCAAGTGGAACAAAAACAAATCCTGAGATTTCCGGGCGGACTTCTCGGATTCGAACAATACACCGAATATGCGTTAATCGAAGAGAACGCGGAAAGTCCATTCAAATGGTTGCAATCGACAAATGAATCCGGTCTTGCCTTCATTATGATCCAGCCGGAACTTTTTCTAAATGATTATAAACCGGTTATTTCGGAAGAAGAGCTGAAAGATATCGACCTCTCCAATTGGAGAGACGGAATTGTTTTTCTAATTGTTACGATTCCTCATGATAACCCGAGAGGAATGACAGCCAATTTACAAGGTCCTGTTATCATCAATGGGAATGCAGGTAAAGGAAAACAGTTTATTTCCAGGGATGAAAATCATCCGATTCGGAAAAGTATCGTAGAGTCAATGGAAGAGCCGGCTTCCGAAAAGGTATAA